The Candidatus Neomarinimicrobiota bacterium genomic interval GAAGATTATGTTAGCATCTTCACCCGCTTCCTGATAGATGATGGAGGAGGCTTCTTCAACGTCGTAGAGGGAGAGGCTCTCTCCGCCCGTGATGTTGATCAGCACTCCGAGGGCGCCGCTTATGTCGGTATCTTCGAGGAGCGGACTGTTGATAGCCTGCTGAGCCGCTATGACTGCTCTCTCTTCGCCTGTTGCCGTTCCGGTACCGAGTACCGCATCGCCCATATCAGCCATGACGGTCCTTACGTCAGCGAAATCAAGATTTATGATCCCGTGATACGTTATCAGGTCGGAAACGCCCTTCGTCGACTGGTAGAGCAGCGTATCGGCGACCTCAAAGGCGTTCAGGACCGAGGTGTCTCTATCTACTATCGACAGCAGCCGTTGATTAGGGATGACGATTATGGTATCGACGTTGCTTCTGAGTTCCTCGATTCCGGCTTCGGCGCGCATCATCCGTTTGGGCGCTTCGAAGATGAACGGTTTCGTTACGATAGCCACGGTGAGTGCGCCGAGATCCTTTGCTATCTCCGCAACTATCGGTGTCGCACCGGTTCCCGTTCCACCTCCCATGCCGGCGGTAACGAAGACCATATCCGTGTCGGCGAGCGCTTTGGCTACCGTGTCCCTATCCTCTTCAATCGCTTTTCTGCCGACTTCAACGTTTGCGCCTGCGCCGAGTCCCTTGGTTAGGCTTTGACCTATCTGTATCTTCGTTTTAGCCTCGCTGTGGTCAAGCGCCTGTGCGTCCGTATTGATGGCGACGAAATCCACCCCTTCCAATCCGGACCGGATCATGCGGTTGAGAGCGCTTCCTCCGGCGCCTCCAACTCCCACTACCTTCATCTTGGCTCTCTGTTCGAGAACCTCCGTGAATTCAAATAGCATAATTTCCTCCTGCTTTGTGTTTTGTTTTTTTATCAATTTTCAAATGAAAAAATCTGTTACCTGGTTGAGCAGCTTGCCCAGCGCCTTTTTGAACTTCGGTTTTTCGTCGGGTATGTACGATTCGACCTCGCCCTCC includes:
- the ftsZ gene encoding cell division protein FtsZ, with protein sequence MLFEFTEVLEQRAKMKVVGVGGAGGSALNRMIRSGLEGVDFVAINTDAQALDHSEAKTKIQIGQSLTKGLGAGANVEVGRKAIEEDRDTVAKALADTDMVFVTAGMGGGTGTGATPIVAEIAKDLGALTVAIVTKPFIFEAPKRMMRAEAGIEELRSNVDTIIVIPNQRLLSIVDRDTSVLNAFEVADTLLYQSTKGVSDLITYHGIINLDFADVRTVMADMGDAVLGTGTATGEERAVIAAQQAINSPLLEDTDISGALGVLINITGGESLSLYDVEEASSIIYQEAGEDANIIFGAVIDPQMDDELRVTVIATGFNKDAGKMRLKEEKDYAYYRANPEELEKPAVQRLNGGSRPAVENVPAPDEVAIPADDIEVPAFLRKQTNIASL